ACTACATTTACTTCCCCGATTATTTTAATTAAGTAAACGTATCATTTTACAGTAGCCAGATATCCCATATAGACTGGACTAAAGCTTGTTTTTTGTATGCAAACCGTAGCTCAACACTAGAATCCCAGAAATATGTTCGATCTACTGCTCGTTTTCGTTATGCCTTTGAATCTTGTTCTGTTCTTGGAATACCATCTTCACGTGTTTCTTTTTATGAGCTTGCTTATGCTCCTTCGAATTATTATATATGTCACTTTTTCGCAGAGCGGAAACTACAAAGTTTTCGGGAAAACTAATCTGTCGGACGTGTTAATGCCCACCAGAAAAGGGTTAAAATTAAGTTTAAGTCCAGGTAAACCACTGCTTTGTGACCTAACCATCCTCATCGGTTTATCTTCCGTTTTGAATTTATGTAGTTAACTCTTGCTCAATGGTTGTTCTGTTCCTTATTTCCTCAGCATCCCCATCAAGTGTGACTAGTTCGGTTAGTGCAAAGTCTTGTTGCGACTCAAACGACTTTCAAGAAAGCCTAATCAACTACTTTGAGGTGTGCCCATAAATTCTCACCTGGCCTCTTATACGATCAAAATGAAAGCAACATTGCTGTTTCCTCTTTATTTTGCATCTATGTAATCCATTGACTTTCCTTTTCTCGTCCTCAATCATAGATGTATGAAAAGAAGCACTGGGAAGACTGGGAAGAGGAGATGTACATCCGAACGTATGTTGAATGGCAGAAAGATGGAAGGTGGGAGGCAACTCGGACCACCTTGGCAAATCACACTGCAATGGCTGCCTACTTGACCCAAGAATTGGGGGTTATTTGCACTGGAACTCAATCCCAGTCGAAGTTCTATCGTGTGGTCGACAAATGGAGACTCTTCACACACCTCCGAGGTGATTCTGCCAAGGCAGAGATGGGGATAGGATGGGACGAGGAACACAGATGCTTTGTAGCTGGAAAAGAGCAATGGGGATATTTGTACCAAGTATGTTGTTCGACTTCTGCCTTCTACTATATTTGCAAATAAATTTGCACCTTTGTGCTTCGAAAGAGCTATGCCGAACCCAACTGGTAGTACACATTTTGGCAACATTGAAGTGTGTGtttgttcttcattttgttcATATAAGAAAGGCTGTTGGTGTCCTGTCTGAATGGTTTTAGTGCCGGAATGATTGTAGTTTTAGTGGAGAGTGTGTTTTTGCTTGGACATACACTATGTCGCATTAGAAATACATTATTGGTCTTAAGCTTGGAGTGCTCTGTTATCACTTATTCAATCCAGTGTCACTTATTCAATAGCCTGGAATTTATATAGCAAACACCGGCATATACTAGATCCCTGCGCATTGTAGACTGCTGTTTGCTTCTGTTAATCTTTCCTGgcatttaaataaattgtctTATGTTTGCTGTAAATTCTGTTACCATGTGTTATGGCTTCTGTTAGCAAGAGTAATGGCTTGTGTTGGGTAGTGTTATGGTATTTTAATGaattgtcttttcttttttgtctaaTAGCTCGACAAAAGTTATGTGGAATTCCAGCACCCAAATAGTGCTGATTTGATGATCCTATGGGATGAGGTGATGGACGGCAATCATGCCACAGGCACCCGTGCTCAATCTTCGGCCCAATTCGTGCCACCCCAATTTGTGCCTCCTCGTATCCGTAGACGTAGGGGTGATTCGACCCTCAAAGGCAAAGGAGTTGCCTCTAGCTCTGTCATCAACCCAGCAGATTCTAAGGGCACATCGGACGATACTGACAGCCCAATTATGCGTAATCCCGGCAAACGACCGTTGGGTAGTGCTCCACAAAGTTCGGAGAATGAAGGCTCAAGAGGAACCAAGTCCCGAAGGTCGGGTTCGGAGAACTACCAAGAGGCACTGAGCAACTTCAATAGATATTCTTCGATTGCATGTTCCGAAAGAGAATCGAAGGAGAAGTATTCAATTGAGGTTGCTAAGAAAGCAGTTGAGGACCTGAAATTGGACGATACTGTACACATGTATGTCTTGAAAAAATTGTTGGATGGGGAGTTCCGGGCTTTATTTATTAGCTTCAGTGAGAGTGAGCGGATTACATGGATTAATTTGTTCATCGTGCCAAAGATCGTCGGCAAGTAAGGGACCTAAATCCCCTGGGAGTAACTTCAATACATGTGTTTTTTGCTGTGCCTCTGTTATTGCTTATTTCGGACAGTTGGTTTCCCTGTGTTTTTCATTATATGTTGCTGTAACAAGTGGTGCTTGTTTAGGTGGCTTTGACCACCACATTCCTTGTGTGCCCATTTGCGTCATTTCTGATGACTGCATAGCTGGTTATGTCCACTTAAGTATAGATTTACTAGTTTCAGTAGTGAGTTTTTTTAAAGGAGATGCCACCTTTTATTAAGAATGTGTTAAGAGCTATAAATTGGTTTAGTTACGTTTTGAGTGAGCTATTTTATATAAATGTCTTAGCTGGATTCAACGTGCTTGTGGCTGTATGTTAGATATCATCTTACTCTGGAATTTGTTGCTGGCTTGTGCCCAAGTTAACTTCGGACAGTTCTTGTTTTTTATTTGCTGCTTGAGCCTCTGTAAACTCTCTCTATTTTGGAGGGATTCCTAATATCATTTGCATATGATTGTAGTTCAGGACATTTCACGCTACATTTAGTTATTCCATGGTCTAGTTCGAAAGAAGAGCAGTTCATATTAGGCTCAGTACATGTCATGGAGTAAATTTTTTAATTGGCTACCGCTATTTCTGTGCAGTTCCCCTTTTGAAGCTATTGGAAGTTGTTTTTTTAACGTGCCATTTGATACAGTAgtgtaataaaaataaaaagtagtgTGTGTTTTCAGttgttatttaaatttttatacagGAGTTTGTCTTTATAATTAAGAGTTACTTAATTATATATGGATTGGTTTAATGTAAAACCGCATTTCAATTGTACTATTGCAATTCtcatttgtaatttattttCTAGTATTTGAGTAGCTCGTAATGAACCGAGCTTCCATTATCAACTAAATGATTTTAAGCAGATTAAGTGGCagcttttgcaaaaaaaaagtcTTTATAACAATTTGTAGTAATAAGCAATTACCAAAATTAATTACCAGTACACATCAGTTGAAATTAAATTCAACTATAAATATTAGGCTGAAaaacttaatcattaactaccAAATTAACTGAAATCTTTTGATTACGGAAATTGCAAACTACTTTGGATATCATCTTTCTCATAAATGTTTGACATAAAAACTAAATGAGCCTTTCATTTAATTGCTGAAAGAAACCTTTGAATAACAATCGCGGGTTTGTGcaaatcctaaaaaaaaaagcaaaacaagTAATTTTTCCATTATCAGTTGAGGCCTTATCAATCACCTTGTAATGCATGGATTCGTGCATGAATGAATCCATTTGCAAGCATGAACACAGTCCTACAATAATGGCCTGTTGGAATCATTACAGAAAGCCACGAGGCTCTGGATTTCATGCAGCATTATCGGATGATGCCTGGGAAGAAAAGTCACGCGTGCTATCTCAACATCTCCTCACACACACgtaatccaaaataaaaaagcaCTCTACTTCAGTCCTACTACATACATATAGGCTTGTGTTTGTCAACAAAGTGGGATGAGAGCAGCGGACGTTTGTTGCCAATTCGACAGTAGGATGATTGTACCTCATGCATGTATATTCGATAACCTTTGTCTCAGATCACCGAAAGTTACCAGGCCCACTACCTTGCCTGCAATGCTTTTCGCTTTTGCAAAACATTAGAGCAAATAAAGAGGAGATCCCAAGGAAGGCATAGTATGAACAGATTAGGCATCTCTTTCTCTCCGTTACACATGGGAAACTAGTACAACTTCACATGGGACTATCAAATTTCTTTGCAGGCCTCCGACTAAAGCTTCCAACCTACTAATTCAACCCTATATATATACCCTAACATCAGACCTGATTCACACCACCTTGAGTTCGCAACATCTCCTGCAAAACAGCTTGAGGGCCATCCAAGTTTCTTATTTTCCAAAAGAAGTGCAACCCCATTCTTCATCACCGTTACTGAAATCACATAAGGAGTGGGTTTATCAGCTTTTCCCTTCCCTAGCAAACAAGGGACCACTACCACTTCAGCTAACGTAAAGGCATGTCGTGGGTTAATGCTTTCCCTCCCAATGGCTGCCCAAGACATTTTTTCTTGCATTCAATGCCTCTATTTCCACAGTCCTACTAAAGTACTTATCAATCACGCTGCATTTTAATAAAGTAATAACACACTTTATTGTACGATTGCAGGATTTTAGCTACTTTTCGTGCATGGCAAACTTCAACCCGTACTTCGCTTCCTCCTCTTCTGGCTCACGCTCTGAAGAAGACGAAGAGGTTATTCTCAATGCTGCAGCTATGATACTTTTTTCGCCGGAAGCCGAACGTTACGATGGACCTCTAATTAAAATACCTTGCCGCAATTCTGACATGCCTGGTTGGAAGTGGGTCCAAGAGCTAATAACAGGTCACCCACTACGTATTTTGGAGAATTGCTGAATCACAGTAGACAATTTTATGCGGCTTTGTGATGTTCTAGTAGCCAATAACTACGTACCTCAGAATCCACACAAGCATGTCTCAATTGAGGAATCGCTGGCCATGACTTTAGTTATGCTAAGTCATAGCACGCGAACTCGTGTAGTAGCTGAAAGATTTCAACATTCAACGGAAACCATTCATAGAAATGTAGCAGAAGTGCTGTTGGGGTTGTGTCGATTTGCACAAAGGATTATTAAACCAAAACAAAGTGACGAAGTACATCCAAAAATAAGATATAGCAGCAAGTATTATCCTTGGTTCAAGGTATTCTCTATTTTCCGTGTGCTATAACTTTAAATTGAATTCTACTTTTGGAAATAGTGAAAGGAAGATTTTCTAGTCTAGTAAATTTATTGTGATAGCCTTTGTCTCCACAAATACATTCATCAATCAGCCGCATTTCTTCACCACCCATTGATTGAGGTAAAGCACGGACTCAAATGCAAAAGCTCCCATTTCTGTCTCATGGTCGGACCAGATATCAAAAGCTACGAGATGATTCAAggcattttttaaaaaagtctAGACAGCTAATTTATTGCCGTAGTAAGACATATTATAATgcatttttttatctcaaatttaTGATCCTCTGTGAAATAAATGCAGGATTGTGTGGGTGCTTTGGACGGCACACATATCCCTGCTACAGTTCTGGCGAACGAGCAGATGGCCTACACAAATAGGCATGGGACTCAAAGCCAGAATGTGTTAGCTGTTTGTGACCATGATATGCGGTTCATATATGTCTATGCCGGATGGGAAGGCAGCGCACACGATGCACGGGTCCTAGAACATGCAATGAGAATGCACACCGATTTTCCATTTCCCCCCCAAGGTtataaaaaatttgatttttatttatatttgaCTAAATACTTTAGGAAGGGTAACTATTCAAGGTTCCCTAATGTCCTAAACTTCTTAATTTGGAAGTAGGCAAGTTCTACCTCGTTGACGCGGCTTATAAGATGGTGCCCGGTTTTTTAGCACCGTTCAAGGGAGGACGTAACGTAAGGGTTGGACAAGGACGTGGTCGAGGACAAGGGCCGAAAGAACTGTTTAATACTCGTCACTCTCAGCTTCGTAATGTAATTGAACGATCCTTTGGTGTCCTGAAACAACGTTTTGCCTATTTAAGGGGTCTGGTTCCGTATTCATATATGCAAACGCAAATCAATGTCGTTATTGCATGTTGCGCACTACATAATTTTCTTAGGGAAAATCAGCCTTCAGATGATCACTTCATGATGTACGAGCAAGAGGACATGTTTTTTGAAGGCGAATGTGGAGCTCCTCCATATCCACAAATTCAACCATTGA
The Coffea arabica cultivar ET-39 chromosome 6c, Coffea Arabica ET-39 HiFi, whole genome shotgun sequence genome window above contains:
- the LOC140008429 gene encoding uncharacterized protein — protein: MPTRKGLKLSLSPASPSSVTSSVSAKSCCDSNDFQESLINYFEMYEKKHWEDWEEEMYIRTYVEWQKDGRWEATRTTLANHTAMAAYLTQELGVICTGTQSQSKFYRVVDKWRLFTHLRGDSAKAEMGIGWDEEHRCFVAGKEQWGYLYQLDKSYVEFQHPNSADLMILWDEVMDGNHATGTRAQSSAQFVPPQFVPPRIRRRRGDSTLKGKGVASSSVINPADSKGTSDDTDSPIMRNPGKRPLGSAPQSSENEGSRGTKSRRSGSENYQEALSNFNRYSSIACSERESKEKYSIEVAKKAVEDLKLDDTVHMYVLKKLLDGEFRALFISFSESERITWINLFIVPKIVGK